The Dehalococcoidia bacterium genome has a segment encoding these proteins:
- a CDS encoding thiolase domain-containing protein has translation MANRCAVAGIGQTKHASKRADVSIAGLVREAALRALEDAQMTWSDIDAVVIGKAPDMFEGLMMPELYLADALGAVGKPMMRVHTAGSVGGSTALVAASLVQAGVHERVLTVAFEKQSESDTMWALSPKIPFQPATIAGAGGYFAPHIRAYIARSGAPAHIGMMVAVKDRLNACRNQYAHLQQADINLEQVAQSPMLWDPIRFLETCPASDGACAMVLTDEKNASRGSTKPAWVVANAMRSEPTMFAGRDQVNPRAGRDCAAALYKQAGMTDPRREIDVAEIYVPFSWFEPMWMENLGFAPLGEGWKMTADGVTAFDGDLPVNPSGGVLSSNPIGASGMLRFAEAAMQVRGQAGEHQVDGARVALGHAYGGGSQFFAMWIVSSEKP, from the coding sequence ATGGCGAATCGCTGCGCCGTCGCCGGGATCGGCCAGACGAAGCACGCGTCGAAGCGCGCCGACGTATCGATCGCCGGGCTCGTGCGCGAAGCCGCCCTGCGTGCGCTTGAAGACGCCCAGATGACGTGGAGCGACATCGACGCGGTCGTCATCGGCAAGGCGCCGGACATGTTCGAAGGGCTGATGATGCCCGAGCTGTATCTGGCCGATGCGCTCGGTGCCGTCGGCAAGCCGATGATGCGCGTGCACACCGCGGGCAGCGTCGGCGGCTCGACGGCGCTCGTCGCCGCGTCGCTGGTGCAGGCGGGCGTGCACGAACGCGTGCTGACGGTGGCGTTCGAAAAGCAGTCCGAAAGCGACACGATGTGGGCGCTCTCGCCGAAGATCCCGTTCCAGCCCGCGACGATCGCCGGCGCCGGCGGCTACTTCGCGCCGCACATTCGCGCCTACATCGCGCGGTCGGGCGCGCCGGCGCACATCGGCATGATGGTGGCCGTGAAGGACCGGCTCAACGCCTGCCGCAACCAGTACGCGCATTTGCAGCAGGCGGACATCAATCTCGAGCAGGTGGCGCAATCGCCGATGCTCTGGGACCCGATCCGGTTCCTGGAGACGTGCCCCGCGTCGGACGGCGCGTGCGCGATGGTGCTGACCGACGAGAAAAACGCGTCCCGCGGCAGCACGAAGCCCGCGTGGGTCGTCGCGAACGCGATGCGCAGCGAACCGACGATGTTCGCGGGGCGCGATCAGGTCAATCCGCGCGCCGGGCGCGACTGCGCGGCCGCACTCTACAAGCAGGCCGGCATGACCGACCCGCGCCGCGAGATCGACGTCGCGGAGATCTACGTGCCGTTCTCGTGGTTCGAGCCGATGTGGATGGAGAACCTTGGATTCGCGCCGCTCGGCGAAGGCTGGAAGATGACGGCAGACGGCGTGACGGCGTTCGACGGCGATTTGCCGGTGAACCCGTCGGGCGGCGTGCTGTCGTCGAACCCGATCGGCGCGTCGGGCATGCTGCGATTCGCCGAGGCGGCGATGCAGGTGCGCGGTCAGGCGGGCGAGCACCAGGTCGATGGCGCGCGCGTCGCGCTGGGGCACGCGTACGGCGGCGGCTCGCAGTTCTTCGCGATGTGGATCGTGAGCAGCGAAAAGCCGTAG
- a CDS encoding lysylphosphatidylglycerol synthase domain-containing protein, translating to MLHHAWVRIAVTAGLLCAIVWFAGSRLAGDASSLDASTIVDSAPMLGLALAMSAFATLLLGAAWIVLIEDVSPRRGRRPALMLAFVYAWLVRYVPGTVPFFAGKVYLGQRAGHSTKQVALATGVQNLLEVLVSGTFGAMCIALAFGLTAGAGAYAALAVVPGVGLVALHPAIFGRLADRALRAFGREPLPQGALPSMPCIVLASALTLVNQCLNGVAMLLVMRCITGASFADLLLVTGALSLAGVAGIIVVLAPAGFGVRDGVLTALLSTRFAVEFAVLGAVLVRAVTIVADITLVAIALAADLLSGAGVITGAFRRDRPAPGPAKAPFGAEAAVTDGRPA from the coding sequence GTGCTCCATCACGCATGGGTTCGCATTGCCGTCACGGCGGGATTGCTGTGCGCGATTGTCTGGTTCGCCGGCAGCCGCCTCGCAGGAGACGCATCGTCGCTCGACGCATCGACGATTGTTGACAGCGCACCGATGCTGGGGCTCGCGCTTGCGATGTCCGCGTTCGCCACGCTGCTGCTCGGCGCGGCCTGGATCGTCCTCATCGAAGACGTCTCGCCCCGACGAGGGCGGCGGCCCGCTCTGATGCTCGCGTTCGTCTACGCATGGCTGGTGCGCTACGTGCCCGGAACCGTCCCATTCTTCGCCGGCAAAGTCTACCTGGGCCAGCGCGCCGGCCACTCGACCAAGCAGGTGGCGCTCGCAACCGGCGTGCAGAACCTGCTCGAGGTGCTGGTGAGCGGCACGTTCGGCGCGATGTGCATCGCGCTGGCCTTCGGACTCACGGCTGGTGCGGGCGCGTACGCCGCGCTCGCGGTGGTGCCGGGAGTCGGGCTCGTCGCGCTCCACCCGGCAATCTTCGGCAGGCTTGCGGACCGCGCACTGCGAGCATTCGGCCGCGAGCCGCTGCCGCAGGGAGCGCTCCCATCGATGCCGTGCATCGTCCTCGCATCCGCACTCACACTTGTAAACCAGTGCCTCAACGGAGTCGCGATGCTCCTTGTGATGCGCTGCATCACGGGTGCAAGCTTCGCCGATCTGCTCCTTGTGACGGGCGCGCTCTCGCTCGCGGGCGTGGCTGGAATCATCGTCGTGCTGGCTCCGGCTGGCTTCGGTGTGCGCGACGGTGTGCTCACAGCACTGCTGTCGACGCGATTCGCCGTCGAATTCGCCGTGCTGGGCGCGGTGCTGGTTCGCGCCGTCACTATCGTCGCCGACATAACACTGGTGGCGATCGCGCTTGCCGCCGACCTGCTGAGCGGCGCCGGTGTGATCACCGGCGCCTTCCGCCGCGACCGACCCGCGCCAGGACCGGCTAAGGCGCCCTTCGGCGCTGAGGCTGCGGTCACCGATGGGAGGCCGGCGTGA
- a CDS encoding acyl-CoA synthetase — MQYNLADLFECVAKTVPDRLALVCGDRRLTFKQLDERANRAAHMLLDAGVKQGYHIGLYLYNGTEYVEAALAAYKIRAVPVNINFRYVEEELRYLFTDADLTGVVYSREFAPRLAAVAPSTPMLRTFVQVDDRSGADPSGLNAIDYESTLAEESDLQDFGERSGDDLYLIYTGGTTGMPKGVMWRQEDVFFGGLQGGNVGGAPIERPEQIGEIVASREGPTMIPVAPLMHGNGFWSCMIGLLGGGKVVLHPKFDAHAIWSLVEREKINVLSIVGDAMARPLAEALNERDYDVSSAFVISSGGAIWSEAVKQQLRQHMPNILLVDAYGVSETGHQGMGIATAGSPGPRFTVDPNTAVIDDDLRPVAAGSGIVGRLARRGRMPLGYYKDETKTAATFMTDADGVRWVIPGDMATIDADGTVTLLGRGSICINSGGEKIYPEEVEAALKAHPAVFDAVVVGVPDERWGERVAAVVQPRQGHALTLEEIDAHCRTHVSGYKVPRELHLVDEVVRSPSGKADYRWAKATAMGEPPARSR, encoded by the coding sequence ATGCAGTACAACCTGGCCGACCTCTTCGAGTGCGTGGCGAAGACGGTGCCCGATCGCCTTGCGCTCGTCTGCGGCGACCGGCGCCTCACCTTCAAGCAACTCGACGAGCGCGCCAACCGCGCGGCGCACATGCTGCTCGATGCCGGCGTCAAGCAGGGCTACCACATCGGCCTCTACCTGTACAACGGCACGGAGTACGTCGAGGCGGCGCTGGCGGCGTACAAGATCCGCGCCGTGCCCGTGAACATCAACTTTCGCTACGTCGAGGAAGAGTTGCGCTATCTCTTCACCGACGCGGACCTGACCGGCGTCGTGTACAGCCGCGAGTTCGCGCCGCGGCTTGCCGCCGTCGCCCCTTCGACGCCGATGCTGCGGACGTTCGTGCAGGTCGATGACCGGAGCGGTGCGGATCCTTCGGGACTGAACGCGATCGACTACGAATCGACGCTTGCCGAAGAGTCGGACCTGCAAGATTTCGGCGAGCGATCCGGCGATGACCTGTACCTGATCTACACGGGCGGCACGACGGGCATGCCGAAGGGCGTGATGTGGCGGCAGGAAGACGTGTTTTTCGGCGGCCTGCAGGGCGGCAACGTCGGCGGCGCGCCGATCGAGCGGCCGGAGCAGATCGGCGAGATCGTCGCGTCACGCGAAGGCCCGACGATGATCCCGGTGGCGCCGCTGATGCACGGCAACGGCTTCTGGTCGTGCATGATCGGGCTGCTTGGCGGCGGCAAGGTCGTGCTCCACCCGAAGTTCGATGCGCACGCGATCTGGTCGCTCGTCGAGCGGGAGAAGATCAACGTCCTCTCGATCGTCGGCGATGCGATGGCGCGCCCGCTCGCTGAAGCGCTGAACGAACGTGATTACGATGTATCGTCGGCGTTCGTAATCTCGTCGGGCGGCGCGATCTGGTCGGAGGCGGTGAAGCAGCAATTGCGGCAGCACATGCCGAACATTCTGCTCGTCGACGCCTACGGCGTGTCGGAGACGGGCCACCAGGGCATGGGCATCGCCACGGCAGGCTCACCCGGGCCACGCTTCACCGTCGACCCGAACACGGCGGTGATCGATGACGATCTGCGACCGGTCGCGGCGGGATCGGGCATCGTCGGGCGGCTCGCGCGTCGCGGCCGCATGCCGCTTGGCTACTACAAGGACGAGACGAAGACGGCCGCAACCTTCATGACCGACGCGGACGGCGTCCGGTGGGTGATCCCCGGCGACATGGCGACCATCGACGCCGACGGGACAGTGACGTTGCTCGGCCGCGGCTCGATCTGTATCAACAGCGGCGGCGAGAAGATCTACCCGGAAGAAGTGGAGGCGGCGCTCAAGGCGCATCCCGCCGTGTTCGATGCGGTGGTCGTCGGCGTGCCTGACGAGCGCTGGGGCGAACGCGTCGCGGCGGTGGTACAGCCGCGCCAAGGCCACGCGCTCACGCTGGAGGAGATCGACGCGCATTGCCGCACGCACGTGTCGGGCTACAAGGTGCCGCGAGAGTTGCACCTCGTCGATGAAGTCGTGCGCTCGCCGAGCGGCAAGGCCGATTATCGGTGGGCGAAGGCGACGGCAATGGGCGAACCGCCGGCACGTTCGAGGTAA
- a CDS encoding glycosyltransferase — protein sequence MNENGARLKILVLTSTFPRWEDDTCPVFVADLCRSLATTMDVTVLAPGAHRAKSLEAWDGFTVRRFRYAWPSRAQLLANGAILPNIQRNRWLLAQVPLFVLCELWAAWRLMRRERFDIIHAHWAIPQGLVASLLKRRFGVPVVITTHGGDIYALRDGAALIAKRFALRTSDRVTAVSSALKAEVVALGIDERRVDVLPMGVDTSRFTPDASSPQLRAMLNPAGPVLLFVGRLVEKKGARYAIKAMPEIAAAHPDARLLVIGDGPERRMLEELVRAFGVERNVAFLGAVPNRDLPAYYASSDVFVGPSVVEENGDTESFGVVYAEAMASGCAVVATDVGGVSDVTGNGEFARMVPQRDCDAIARTVCALLSDREVHTAARARGIRAMRERFDHMRIHRSYADIIERLAA from the coding sequence GTGAACGAAAACGGCGCTCGCTTGAAGATACTGGTCCTCACCAGCACGTTCCCGCGCTGGGAGGACGACACGTGCCCGGTCTTCGTTGCCGACCTGTGCCGCTCCCTCGCGACAACCATGGATGTCACCGTGCTTGCGCCCGGCGCCCATCGCGCGAAATCCCTCGAGGCCTGGGACGGCTTTACGGTGCGACGCTTTCGCTACGCATGGCCCTCCCGAGCGCAGCTTCTAGCGAATGGCGCGATCCTGCCCAACATTCAGCGAAATCGCTGGCTTCTCGCGCAGGTACCGTTGTTCGTTCTCTGTGAACTGTGGGCAGCGTGGCGATTGATGCGGCGCGAGCGCTTCGACATCATTCACGCACATTGGGCGATCCCGCAAGGGCTTGTCGCGTCGCTGCTGAAGCGCCGGTTCGGCGTGCCCGTTGTCATCACGACACACGGCGGCGACATCTACGCATTACGTGATGGTGCGGCGCTGATCGCGAAGCGATTCGCGTTGCGCACGAGCGATCGCGTCACCGCCGTCAGTTCGGCGCTGAAGGCTGAGGTCGTCGCTTTGGGCATTGATGAGCGCCGCGTCGACGTTCTGCCAATGGGGGTTGACACGTCGCGCTTCACGCCAGACGCAAGCTCCCCGCAGCTTCGCGCGATGTTGAATCCAGCCGGACCTGTGCTGCTTTTCGTAGGACGGCTGGTCGAGAAGAAGGGCGCGCGGTACGCCATCAAGGCAATGCCAGAGATCGCCGCCGCACATCCCGATGCACGCCTACTCGTAATCGGCGATGGACCTGAAAGGCGGATGCTCGAAGAACTCGTGCGCGCGTTCGGCGTAGAACGCAACGTAGCCTTTCTCGGCGCGGTGCCGAACCGGGATCTCCCGGCCTACTACGCGTCCTCCGACGTGTTCGTTGGCCCATCCGTTGTCGAGGAAAACGGCGATACGGAGTCATTTGGCGTCGTCTATGCCGAGGCCATGGCGAGCGGGTGCGCCGTCGTAGCGACGGATGTCGGCGGCGTAAGCGACGTCACCGGCAACGGCGAATTCGCGCGCATGGTCCCGCAGCGCGACTGCGACGCGATTGCCAGGACTGTGTGCGCACTGCTATCAGATCGCGAAGTACACACAGCAGCGCGCGCTCGCGGCATTCGCGCAATGCGCGAGCGGTTCGATCACATGCGCATCCATCGATCGTACGCGGACATCATCGAGCGCCTGGCGGCGTAG
- a CDS encoding acyl-CoA dehydrogenase family protein produces MALNFAVNEEHELVRTSVRSMLQKYAPRRDEYRQMMKQQVFPQELWEDIAGIGLLGCLIPEEYGGNAMGLQPLTVGFEELTSQGFLPGLMLVTAMDSACITKNGSEELKRRFLPKVADGSCKLCFAVTEPNAGTNTFKIETVARRDGDVYRINGQKIFITGVEHADYMLLVARTTPADELAREGRPKSEGISIFLVDTKSNGLTKTRVNTPSNEGQSQWQLFFDDVEAPADQIVGQEGQGVQAMFNSLNCERVLAAAICNGMSQQCLEKSVAYAKERRVFKDTPIGAYQSIAHPLAEVKIQLEAARLMMMRAAWASDQGGNPLEVGTQANMAKFLAADLAVKAVDAALETHGGNGFTEDFGIVQLWYGARLLKTAPVSREMILNYVCEWNLGLPRSY; encoded by the coding sequence ATGGCGTTGAACTTCGCCGTTAACGAAGAGCACGAACTCGTCCGCACGTCCGTCAGGTCGATGCTGCAGAAATACGCGCCGCGCCGCGACGAATATCGCCAGATGATGAAGCAGCAGGTCTTCCCGCAGGAACTCTGGGAGGATATTGCAGGCATCGGGCTGCTCGGCTGCCTGATCCCGGAGGAGTACGGCGGCAACGCCATGGGACTGCAGCCGCTGACCGTCGGCTTCGAAGAACTGACGTCGCAGGGCTTCCTGCCGGGACTCATGCTCGTGACCGCGATGGACTCCGCCTGCATCACGAAGAACGGCTCCGAAGAGCTAAAGCGCCGCTTCCTGCCGAAGGTCGCTGATGGCTCCTGCAAGCTCTGCTTCGCCGTCACAGAGCCGAACGCCGGCACGAACACGTTCAAGATCGAGACGGTCGCGCGCCGCGACGGTGACGTGTATCGCATCAACGGTCAGAAAATCTTCATCACGGGCGTCGAGCACGCCGACTACATGCTGCTCGTCGCGCGCACGACGCCCGCCGACGAACTCGCGCGCGAAGGCCGCCCGAAGTCCGAGGGCATCTCGATCTTTCTCGTCGATACGAAGTCCAACGGGCTGACCAAGACACGCGTCAACACGCCGTCGAACGAAGGGCAGTCGCAGTGGCAGCTTTTCTTCGACGATGTCGAAGCGCCTGCGGATCAGATCGTCGGGCAGGAGGGGCAGGGCGTGCAGGCGATGTTCAACTCGCTGAACTGCGAGCGCGTGCTCGCGGCGGCGATCTGCAACGGCATGTCGCAGCAGTGCCTCGAGAAGTCGGTGGCGTACGCCAAGGAGCGGCGCGTGTTCAAGGACACGCCGATCGGCGCCTACCAGTCGATCGCGCATCCGCTCGCGGAGGTGAAGATCCAGCTCGAAGCGGCGCGGCTGATGATGATGCGCGCCGCGTGGGCGTCGGATCAGGGCGGCAACCCGCTGGAGGTCGGCACCCAGGCGAACATGGCGAAGTTCCTCGCCGCCGACCTCGCCGTCAAGGCGGTCGATGCGGCGCTGGAGACGCACGGCGGCAACGGCTTCACCGAGGACTTCGGAATCGTGCAATTGTGGTACGGCGCGCGGCTGCTGAAGACGGCGCCTGTCAGCCGCGAGATGATCCTGAACTACGTGTGCGAATGGAATCTGGGGTTGCCAAGGTCGTACTGA
- a CDS encoding nitronate monooxygenase family protein → MRTRICDTFSIEFPIFAFSHCRDVVAAVSRAGGLGVLGALAFTPEQLEIELKWIDAHVDGKPYGVDVVMPISSVGGEGAQEPDFQAMIPQAHRDFVESVMDRHRVPKMPEDAPAPMALLGWTYDNARPQVDIALSHPIKLLASALGPPPPDVTEKAHGQGVVVAALVGSAQQAIKQKEAGVDVIVASGYEAGGHTGEVASMVLVPEVVDAVAPTPVLAAGGIGSGRQMAAALALGAEGVWTGSIWLTVKESDTADFLVDRMLGATSRDTVRSRSMTGKPARQLRTAWTDAWDGPESPGTLPMPLQYMLTADAQVRMRHFEQARDLATTPVGQIVGSMNSVRSARDVIFDMVQECIAVTERLNATAAAAHS, encoded by the coding sequence ATGAGGACCAGGATCTGCGACACCTTCAGCATTGAGTTTCCGATCTTCGCGTTCAGCCACTGCCGCGATGTTGTCGCAGCGGTGAGCCGCGCGGGCGGACTCGGCGTGCTCGGCGCGCTCGCGTTCACGCCTGAGCAACTCGAGATCGAACTGAAGTGGATCGATGCGCACGTCGACGGCAAGCCGTACGGGGTCGATGTCGTGATGCCGATCTCGTCGGTCGGCGGCGAAGGCGCGCAGGAGCCCGACTTCCAGGCGATGATCCCGCAGGCGCATCGCGACTTCGTCGAGTCGGTGATGGACCGCCACCGCGTGCCCAAAATGCCCGAAGATGCACCGGCGCCGATGGCGCTGCTCGGCTGGACGTACGACAACGCGCGGCCGCAGGTCGATATCGCGCTGTCGCATCCGATCAAGCTGCTCGCGAGCGCCCTCGGCCCGCCGCCGCCCGATGTCACGGAGAAGGCGCACGGCCAGGGCGTCGTCGTGGCGGCGCTGGTAGGCAGCGCGCAGCAGGCGATCAAGCAGAAGGAAGCCGGCGTCGACGTGATCGTCGCGTCGGGCTACGAAGCCGGCGGCCACACCGGCGAGGTGGCGTCAATGGTCCTGGTGCCGGAAGTCGTCGACGCCGTTGCCCCGACGCCGGTGCTCGCCGCCGGCGGCATCGGCAGCGGCCGCCAGATGGCGGCAGCGCTCGCGCTCGGCGCCGAGGGCGTGTGGACCGGATCGATCTGGCTGACGGTGAAGGAATCCGATACGGCGGACTTCCTCGTCGACCGCATGCTGGGCGCGACATCGCGTGACACCGTGCGATCGCGGTCGATGACCGGCAAGCCGGCGCGCCAACTGCGCACGGCGTGGACCGACGCGTGGGACGGCCCCGAATCGCCCGGCACGCTGCCGATGCCGCTGCAGTACATGCTGACCGCCGACGCGCAGGTGCGGATGCGGCATTTCGAGCAGGCGCGCGATCTCGCGACGACACCGGTCGGTCAGATCGTCGGCAGCATGAACAGCGTGCGCTCCGCGCGCGACGTGATCTTCGACATGGTGCAGGAGTGCATCGCTGTCACCGAACGGCTGAACGCGACCGCCGCCGCCGCACACAGCTAG
- a CDS encoding class I SAM-dependent methyltransferase, with product MATESKQLRMNRDALEAYWQDLSRRHLQQSEDGFEVICYAGMPPWFNKFIHRYQMKAFSRLLHDQSFADCDVLDVGTGVGRWARWYASWPDARVTGIDIEPERLERARSLGAGPTYNTMSVDSLAFDDASFDVVNSVTVLQHVPHEMKRRAIAEIARVLRPGGRVVLFEVTDMHDDAPHVFPWPAAAWQSEFAQHGLTVHRTIGDHYIPLLRMLSRVHRVANGARARHEIGAFKQGRSTAADRAKRVVLRAAVAVSYPIEDVCRFLPPRTARITGFLLEKPREEAAR from the coding sequence ATGGCGACCGAAAGCAAGCAACTGCGGATGAACCGGGATGCCTTGGAAGCGTACTGGCAGGACCTGAGCCGCCGTCATCTGCAGCAAAGCGAGGACGGCTTCGAGGTGATCTGCTACGCGGGCATGCCGCCATGGTTCAACAAGTTCATCCACCGATATCAGATGAAGGCGTTCTCGCGATTGCTCCACGACCAGTCCTTCGCCGATTGCGACGTCCTCGACGTCGGAACAGGTGTTGGGCGCTGGGCGCGGTGGTACGCGTCCTGGCCTGATGCACGAGTCACGGGCATCGACATCGAACCCGAACGGCTCGAACGTGCGCGTTCGCTCGGCGCCGGCCCAACCTACAACACGATGTCCGTCGATTCGCTTGCGTTCGACGACGCGTCGTTCGACGTAGTGAACTCTGTCACCGTACTCCAGCACGTACCGCACGAGATGAAGCGACGCGCGATCGCCGAAATCGCGCGCGTGCTGCGCCCCGGCGGCCGTGTAGTGCTCTTCGAAGTGACCGACATGCACGACGACGCCCCACACGTCTTCCCATGGCCCGCCGCGGCCTGGCAGTCAGAGTTCGCGCAGCACGGACTGACGGTCCATCGCACCATCGGCGACCACTACATCCCGCTGTTGCGGATGCTCAGCCGGGTGCATCGTGTCGCGAACGGCGCGCGGGCTCGCCACGAGATCGGCGCGTTTAAGCAGGGACGAAGCACGGCGGCTGATCGTGCGAAGCGGGTGGTACTGAGAGCGGCCGTCGCGGTGAGCTATCCCATCGAGGACGTTTGCCGCTTCCTCCCGCCGCGAACAGCGCGCATCACGGGATTCCTGCTCGAAAAGCCGCGCGAGGAGGCGGCACGATGA
- a CDS encoding crotonase/enoyl-CoA hydratase family protein, whose protein sequence is MNAIEPALIVDREGHVVTLTMNRPEVKNSINMEMLCRLADAWEMIDSDVEVRCAILTGAGADFCAGADLDKLVSRSLAQLPPEDDFERRCREDPNVIFQGLLRSRQLKKPLIAAIEGYCVAGGTEVLQSTDIRIAGEGSVFGVTEVKWALFPQGGSTIRLRRQIPYTKAMEMLLTGDMYPAAEALSFGLIGRVVPKGEALAHAKQVAQRVASNGPVAVQKIKESVIATECLAEQDALDVEFKIGMQVYATEDAREGPKAFKEKRKPVYKGR, encoded by the coding sequence ATGAACGCGATCGAACCAGCCCTCATCGTAGACCGCGAAGGCCACGTCGTCACCCTGACGATGAACCGGCCCGAGGTGAAGAACAGCATCAACATGGAGATGCTCTGCCGCCTCGCCGACGCGTGGGAGATGATCGACAGCGACGTGGAGGTGCGATGCGCGATCCTCACGGGCGCCGGTGCGGATTTCTGCGCCGGCGCGGACCTCGACAAGCTGGTGTCCCGCTCGCTGGCGCAACTGCCGCCGGAGGATGACTTCGAGCGCCGCTGCCGCGAGGACCCGAACGTGATCTTCCAGGGGCTGCTGCGGTCGCGGCAGCTCAAGAAGCCCCTGATCGCGGCGATCGAAGGCTACTGCGTCGCCGGCGGCACCGAAGTGCTGCAGTCGACGGACATCCGCATCGCCGGCGAAGGGTCGGTGTTCGGCGTCACGGAGGTGAAGTGGGCGCTGTTCCCGCAGGGCGGTTCGACGATCCGTCTGCGGCGCCAGATCCCGTACACCAAGGCGATGGAGATGCTGCTTACCGGCGACATGTACCCCGCGGCGGAAGCGCTGAGCTTCGGGCTGATTGGCCGCGTCGTGCCGAAGGGCGAAGCGCTCGCGCACGCGAAGCAGGTCGCGCAACGCGTCGCGTCGAACGGGCCCGTCGCGGTGCAGAAGATCAAGGAGTCCGTGATCGCCACGGAGTGCCTCGCCGAGCAGGACGCGCTCGACGTGGAGTTCAAGATCGGCATGCAGGTCTACGCGACGGAGGACGCCCGCGAAGGCCCGAAGGCGTTCAAAGAGAAGCGCAAGCCGGTGTACAAGGGGCGGTGA
- a CDS encoding methyltransferase domain-containing protein, producing the protein MIAGHTVAKQSHADANEASRESKARRIEAILATRTTSLGDVLDIGTGSGYIASYFVRRSRSLVSVDVVDERVVRDFDFRRISSEKLPAEDATFDVVLSNHVIEHVDDQLLHLREIARVMRPKGIAYLATPNRFALLEPHFKLPILSWLPASLRDRYVRLARRGARFDVQPLTLGKLGALAGTASLALDDCSLEVARRRLPGIGRVLPDLAPLRWALPSFVVTLRKQPA; encoded by the coding sequence ATGATCGCCGGACATACCGTCGCAAAGCAGTCTCACGCCGATGCCAACGAAGCGTCGCGCGAGTCAAAGGCACGGCGCATCGAAGCCATTCTCGCCACGCGCACCACTAGTCTTGGCGACGTGCTCGACATTGGCACCGGCTCCGGCTACATCGCATCGTACTTTGTTCGAAGATCGCGTTCGCTCGTGAGCGTCGATGTTGTAGACGAGCGCGTCGTTCGAGACTTCGACTTTCGGCGAATCTCTTCGGAGAAGCTCCCCGCCGAAGACGCAACCTTCGATGTCGTGCTCTCGAATCACGTGATCGAGCACGTCGACGATCAGCTGCTGCACCTGCGGGAAATCGCGCGTGTGATGCGGCCGAAAGGGATCGCCTATCTCGCGACACCCAACCGGTTTGCGCTGCTCGAACCGCATTTCAAGTTGCCAATCCTTTCGTGGCTGCCCGCATCGCTGCGCGACCGGTACGTCCGCCTGGCGCGACGCGGAGCGCGCTTCGACGTACAGCCGCTCACCCTCGGAAAGCTTGGCGCGCTCGCCGGCACAGCGAGCCTGGCGCTCGACGACTGCTCGTTGGAAGTGGCACGCAGAAGGCTTCCGGGAATCGGTAGAGTCCTTCCCGACCTGGCGCCGCTCCGCTGGGCGCTCCCTTCGTTCGTAGTCACGCTGCGGAAGCAACCGGCATGA
- a CDS encoding glycosyltransferase family 2 protein produces MKLIVTIPALNEAPTIGDVIREIPRAIPGVDRVEVLVLDDGSRDATVEEALRAGADYVVSHPMNRGLAATFKLALQEAVVRGADIIVNTDADNHYDQARIPELVAPLLAREADIAIGSRLIDELPMKAANKYGNKAANYIMQRLLRIPDVDVSTGFRAYTREAAMKLNVLSDHTYTHETLINALDQRMTLANVPIAARHVERPSRLIHGIASHVLRAGGVILRSFLLYKPMQVYGALGAALLLLGAVPFARYGWFVAQGEGQGHVQSLVIGSALWFVGGQMFITGLLAVAIGWNRRMMQEVLLRMKEERAESAAALRRSPKKAVLRVQNPADEDPEQADGRIEDAA; encoded by the coding sequence ATGAAGCTGATCGTCACGATCCCGGCGCTGAACGAAGCGCCGACTATCGGCGATGTGATTCGCGAGATCCCGCGAGCGATCCCGGGCGTGGACCGCGTGGAGGTGCTCGTCCTCGACGACGGCTCCCGGGACGCGACGGTCGAAGAAGCGTTGCGCGCGGGCGCCGACTACGTCGTCTCGCATCCCATGAACCGCGGGCTGGCCGCAACCTTCAAGCTTGCGCTCCAGGAAGCTGTCGTGCGCGGCGCCGACATCATCGTCAACACCGACGCGGACAATCACTACGACCAGGCGCGCATTCCGGAACTGGTCGCGCCGTTGCTGGCACGAGAGGCCGATATCGCCATCGGCAGCAGGCTGATCGACGAATTGCCCATGAAGGCGGCGAACAAATACGGCAACAAGGCGGCCAACTACATCATGCAACGGCTGTTACGCATCCCCGACGTCGACGTCTCGACGGGGTTTCGCGCGTACACGCGCGAAGCGGCGATGAAGCTGAACGTGCTTTCAGACCACACCTACACGCACGAGACGTTGATCAACGCCCTGGATCAGCGCATGACGTTGGCGAACGTGCCCATCGCGGCGCGCCACGTCGAACGGCCGTCGCGGCTGATCCACGGCATCGCGAGCCACGTGCTTCGCGCTGGTGGCGTCATTCTGAGGAGTTTTCTGCTGTACAAGCCGATGCAGGTGTACGGCGCGTTGGGTGCGGCGCTGCTGTTGCTCGGCGCGGTGCCATTTGCCCGCTACGGCTGGTTCGTGGCGCAGGGCGAAGGCCAGGGCCACGTGCAGTCATTGGTCATCGGTTCTGCGCTCTGGTTCGTCGGTGGACAGATGTTCATCACCGGGCTGCTTGCCGTCGCGATCGGCTGGAACCGGCGCATGATGCAGGAAGTGCTCCTGCGCATGAAGGAAGAGCGCGCGGAGAGCGCGGCGGCGCTACGACGGTCGCCTAAGAAGGCCGTCCTGCGCGTGCAGAACCCCGCCGATGAGGACCCGGAGCAAGCAGACGGAAGGATCGAAGATGCAGCCTAG